Within Wyeomyia smithii strain HCP4-BCI-WySm-NY-G18 chromosome 2, ASM2978416v1, whole genome shotgun sequence, the genomic segment ACCCATtgtcgaatccagaatacgtcctTACTGTCGTGAATTGGAGATAGCGGTCGAACGAATCTGCCGGTTTCGTGCTGCTCTTCAATGTGAGCTCTCTTCGGCACCCGCCGCATGAAGCGGTTAATCTCCGAAGTGAGCTCGCTCCGCTGTCGCTGTTCGTCTTCCTCGATCTGCTGCTTTCCGGTTTCCATCCTGTTGTGTCGTCTACGGCGTTCGACTAAAGAATGAGCTTGTCAGCGAGACACTCGTTCTTTTATAGCTGAGCATTCACATCTCTCAACCGAGGGGGAAAACCGCATGAGGGGAAAGTAAATGCCACGCCCATCATGCAATAATATACGAAGGGGAAACCGCATAAAGGGGAAAGCAAATTTGTCTtgagatttctttttttttttttcaatgaaaactgtttagctttgttttgtttttctttcttttattaCAACTAATAATGCTCTCTTATTCTACAATACTCTACTACTCTACACTCTAATCAAATACACATAACAAAACCATATCATTGAAGCGGGAGGGTTTTTTTCTTAGTCGTTTGGGTCTCTCTTGTTCGGTTTGATTTTCTGTTGGAACATCTTCATCAAAATCTGGAAGTCGAATCTCCGACGAAAATTCATCACGAAATGATTGTTCTGCATTCTTATTTTCGCGCAGCATGATTGGAATCTTCTTAACATCCTGTACGTTTCTTGAATATTGCACACCTCTGTCACTTTGAACCACAACTTTTGCACCGTCTCTGGTAAGTACGGTATAACGTTCTCCTGAAAAGATTGGTTCTCCTTTCTGTTTTGTATGATGATTAGCCAAGAGTACCTTATCTCCAACCGCAATCTCTGAACTTTTTGCTCCTCTGACCCCATCGGCATACTGCTTACTATCCAGTTTAGTTAGATTATCTTTTTCGCGTATATCCATTCTATCCATTTGGTTTACTGGTAGCGTTCCCCATAGAAACGGGAACGTTCCCCTGAATCTCCAGCCAACAAGCAATTCAAATGGCGTTACACCAAGTCTCGACAGTGGTCTCACTTTATTATGCATATGCAAATACTGTTCCAAAGCCATTTTCCAATTAACGTTGTCCAATTTAGCAGCCGTCATGACATCTTTTAACCCTTTATTTTGGCGCTCTACAGCTCCATTCGATTGCGCGCTTAATGGTATTGCTTTTCTTATTCTCACACCTCTGTCTTCCCATGTCTTCACAAACTTTTCGTTTTGAAAGGGAGGGCCATTGTCGCTGTGAATTGCCATAGGATATCCCCAGGTCTGAAAAATTTGGTTCAGTGCAGCATTTGTGTGCTCTGCGTCAGTGTTTTTCATCTCAACAACGTGTAGATATCGTGAATACGTATCTACGACCACCAGGAATTTTCCAGAGCCACAACCTTTGAAtgtgaaaaaatcgatttgaaGGATTTCCCACGGCCCCTCTGGCAGCTCCCGATTAGTCAGGGGAATAGGTGGATTTTTCTTGGACAGACGAAAGCAAGTTTCACAACCTTTAACAAAATTTTCCACTTGCTTGGACATTCCTGGCCACCAGAAGTAGttttttaaaatctttttcataGAAACTGCACCCATGTGCCCATGGTGAGCCGAAGTTAGTGCTCTATCGCGAAGAGTATAAGTTAAAATTACTCGATTGTTTATAAAGATATGAGCTCCAAGTACTCTCAAGTTCCGTGCCTCTGATTCATATCTTTTCAGAGTTTCATTCCATTGATTGGTTTTTATCGCTTTTCGGACCAGAGTCTgtttctgatctttttctgcttcAACTTCGATATCGTCCCAGGCAATTTCCATTGTGCCGGTAtccaaaaaatacaaaagatgTTTCTCGTTTGAATCGTCGAAGGATTCTGTAGACTATGATTCATTCACCAATCGAGATAATGCATCGGCCATATTCATTTCACCTGGCACCCGAACTACCTCAAAGTTATACGGCTGTAGTCTAAGGGCCCACGACTCAGCTCGTGAAACTGCTCTCTTGCCTATTCTGTGCGTACCTCCAAAAATAAATTCGTTAGATTCCGCATCTGTTCGTATGGTGAATGCTATGTTTAAAAGATACACTGAGAATCGCTCAACACCCCACACCATGGCAAGGGCTTCCTTTTGCGTctgtggatatttttttttctgccgctGTCAATGCCTTTGATGCACACGAAATAATCCGAGGTCTCGAATCAGGGCCATACTGTACTAAAACTGCTTATAGCCCGTGAGGTGAAGCATCCACGTACAATTCAGTCTCATCATTCTGGCTAAAATATCCTAGAGTCTTGATATGTTTCCACGCCTTAGTCTTCAAGTAGCAAAACTCGTTTTCAAGATCCTGATCCCAGTAAAACATTTGGGCATTGGACAAAGCTCTCAAGTGACGTGTCCTGTCCGCCCTTTGCAAGATGAATCTGTCGATGAATGTGACAAGTCCAAGAAATCTTTTCACTTCTGCTGAGAACTGAGGTCGCCTTGCATCCATGATTGCActtattttctcattttcaaCTTGCCAGCCTTCACTTGACACGTTGAAGCCCAGAAACTTAACTTCCTCTTTTCCAAATAAACATTTATCGTTGTTTATCCTGACATTATGGTCTTTCAACTTCTTTAATACTTTTTGAAGATGTCGATCATGTTCTTCTTTCGTTGATCCAAACACCAAGATATCGTCCAGATAATTGACGGTTCCTTCGCATTCTGATAATATTACTGTTTGCATGACTTCTTGAAAAATATCAGGAGCATTTGTTAGCCCGAACGGCAACCGACAACATCTGTACAGTGCTTCACCGGCAAAAAAATTTGTAAGGTGTCGCGAAGACTCTTCCAGTTCTATGTGAAAAAATGCGTTCTTTAAATCAATCGTAGAAAAATATGTTGCTCCATGCAATTGCAGTAAAATCGACTCAAATGTTGGCATCTTGAAAGGTGTCCTGTAGATGCTTTTGTTAGGGCCCCTCAGATCGATTACCAGACGGATATCGGATTTACCCTTCGGAATAACCAACAAGGAAGAGCAAAAACTCTTATCCATATCATTCGTCACTTTTTCAATGATGCCGGTTGCCTGTAACTCATTCAACTTTTGCTTTGTCAATTCCTTGAAAGCGGCTGGAATGTGTGTGTATACATTTCTCGAGGGAGGCATGGATTTGTCATAGTTCAGCTTTACAGCAGGAACGTTAAACTTTGGAAACTCTTGAGTTTCCAAGAATGCCTGTACACTGTGCAGTATGAACTCACATCGCCATTCGGAGGttgctttttctttcttttattaCAACTAATAATGCTCTCTTATTATACACTTACATCTCCCGATCTTGGACAATCCTTCTTCAATCGCCCCTTACACCCGCTAATAAGGCGTCCTCATCTACACCACACGTCTAACGAGTACGGGGTCTACTACGGAGGTGTGGCCAGTCCACTACAGCCTGCCGCATTTTATCAGCTGCGCTCGAAGACTCCAAGTAGGTACTCGCGGGCCAGTCTGCTGTTGCGTGCTGTAAGATTTCAGCTCGCTACGTGGACCGTAAAAGGTCCTGTTTGCGGCTACTATCCGTCTCTTCACTTAGTGGCATCGTTGTCATACGTCACGCGAGCACCAAGGTACACAAATTCTTCGAATACTTCATAAATACCCCCAATCAATTTCAATCCCAGTACCAAGACTCGACAAATTCctacgctctctaccagccatcATGTAATTTGTTTCGGTAGAGTTAAAAGTAATGAACGTCCCTACCACTGCTCTGTGGTTAATAGCGACGCTATAAATatcacccccccccccaaaaCCAAATTCCTAAATGATTTCGGACcgttttgtataaattttcaacacacagatttttaaatatatataatatattttatcaaaacaTGATATTCGGCCTGTATTTAGACATCGGGGAGCAATAGAGTGGCGAAAAATCAATTCCTAAATGTTCATCGCAAAAACTGAGTGCCTAGTTATCTGGTACTGTGTTCTCTAAGTAGGTTTATCTGGTTTTACATATAAGCAAAAACATCCATataaaaatacacatttttctcCTGTTACGGAAGTTGATTCTAGTGCATAATATGATGCCTGATCCTACGATCGTTAAAGCATTTCCTTGTTGCGTTTAGCTTGCTTCatgttttttctacttcaaacaTATTGAGGAAAGGTCACACAATAGGATTTTAGTAGCTGTAAAGTCTACTGTTAAAAGtggaacaaaatatatgaaaacatACGCGACCTATAATTGGAGCTCAAGTTGTGCTAATGATCTGCTCATAACTGGGCTGTAGAATTTTATTCCTATTTCGATGTAAATAATATGCGCTTGTTTGATTCTCAAAAGTTGCAATGGTACAACACAATTCGCAGTAAATATTCAGGATTATAACTTCAATGTAGATATAGGCTGGTATTTGATGAATGTAATAGAGGATTTggatattaattatttttctatttgtaGCTGCGTAAATTCATATCACCCAAGGAAACATTTGGCTCTCTTTCTCGTTTGTGTTTTAACATGCCATGCACACAAATTAAATGTTTGTTTTTCCTTTCTAATACCGGGTTAACCTTCGTCTGCTATTGTATTAgtaaaaaatatctttaaaatgcaggattcttttttcataatGAGAAAGAGTATCAGTCTTAGGGAAAAGATACGGTAAAATTTGGTAGCTCGAGAAAGCTTTCGGTGCTATACCTAGGTTAATAGATAACTAAACTAAAAAGTAGTACAGTAttatagtgaagtgaaatgcTTCGATTGGAATGACAGACTTTAGAGACGTATGCTTAGAGCAGTGTGTGCTTTTGTTCGGTTCAAGTTGAAATAACTAGTGATAGACAAAGAATGTGTGCGTCCTAAAAAAAATAGCTACACACAGTGGATATGCTTCGATTCGTATCAACAAAATAGTTTCCGTTTTTATTGTGACGTTTGATGAGGATAGGAGTTGTATGGCGAGAGCCTTGCCGTTTTTTTAAATTCGTCTCTTTTGTTTGCTTTCGTCTTAGCTAAAACACATTTAACAGTAATgtataaatattattttaaggGTTTCCTTATTTTGTATGCACTTTTTCTTCCATTAATAGGATAGACTGTTGCATCGATTGATTTAGTAACAATTACATCATACAcgtgtttttgctttttttctcagTAACAAGGCGGACACCgtttatatatatatcattAATTGAACAACGTACAatgcattttatttatttcgcctataaaatataaaaaatatatttactggTTTCGTTTATCAtggatttgtttttcaatcatgATTATCTTAATTGTTACCAtgtatattatatttttttttatatgcctTCTGAAGATAATTGATTCTGTTGAAAGTTGTTCGTTAAGTTATTCAGTTTAACTTAGaagtaatttaacataattATTACATAAGCGTGTTTTCAATGTTctaaaatttatgcgccatcatTGCGATACTTGTCATGTAGTAATTTAGTTAGCGGAATCCGAACATTTTGTTTTATCATATTCATTGTATAGTTCTGTAATTTGTCGTATcagttccaaaaagtgacatttCAAATTATCGTTTCGATTGTGTTGGCGCAATTGGAACATGATCCAACGCaaaaattcgttttgttttagcTAGGCGGCGAATCGGAAAGATTCGTTACAAGAAGCGGAAAAGGGAAAATAAATTGTTTCTTTCTGGGAGAGAGGTGTGTGTGTGCGTTTGTGCGCATCATGTAAGTTTAGGATCCACTTGCTGCTTACATACTGTAGTGTGGATTATACTTTTCACCGTTTGCCAGCAGTGCTGGCGCGACTTAGAATAGACCGCAGTCTTTAAGATTATTTTTGATGATCACGTCGGATACAGCGTCGAACACAAACTGGATGTTGCTGGTGTCCGTTGCGCAGGTCAGGTGCGTGTAGA encodes:
- the LOC129719542 gene encoding uncharacterized protein K02A2.6-like — encoded protein: MEIAWDDIEVEAEKDQKQTLVRKAIKTNQWNETLKRYESEARNLRVLGAHIFINNRVILTYTLRDRALTSAHHGHMGAVSMKKILKNYFWWPGMSKQVENFVKGCETCFRLSKKNPPIPLTNRELPEGPWEILQIDFFTFKGCGSGKFLVVVDTYSRYLHVVEMKNTDAEHTNAALNQIFQTWGYPMAIHSDNGPPFQNEKFVKTWEDRGVRIRKAIPLSAQSNGAVERQNKGLKDVMTAAKLDNVNWKMALEQYLHMHNKVRPLSRLGVTPFELLVGWRFRGTFPFLWGTLPVNQMDRMDIREKDNLTKLDSKQYADGVRGAKSSEIAVGDKVLLANHHTKQKGEPIFSGERYTVLTRDGAKVVVQSDRGVQYSRNVQDVKKIPIMLRENKNAEQSFRDEFSSEIRLPDFDEDVPTENQTEQERPKRLRKKPSRFNDMVLLCVFD